The sequence below is a genomic window from Aspergillus nidulans FGSC A4 chromosome V.
GCGGTGGAATTGCGTTTGCTTTTTGCGTTTTGGAAGATACTTTCGGTCGCTGATATCGTGGAGCAGGGCCGCGAGGTGCACGGTGAGTTTTATCGGGTTTGCTGGAGGTACTCGTGTCCCGTGTCTGCCAGAGCTCTTTCGCTCGTCGTGCAGCTACCCCCTGCCGTGTATGAAAGACAAATATGTCGTGCCTAGCTCAAATGAATACGATCCTTTCTTTCACCAGAGACGGAGTGTTTATATAATCCTAGCCGGGGTCGACTCGGCTTGGCGAAGAGTACATAAGAAATATGGAGGGTACCTTACGCCTATTCACGACGTATTGACACCCGTACATGAGTTACTTCAAATGAACCCCGTACTGACAATTTCCACAGACGGCCAGGCCAGTAAGGCCCCAGACAGGGCAATCCCGCTGTACGATAAAGAACTCGACTCTCTTTCTGACGAATCACTCGCTGACCTCCTCAAGTCAGCTCCAATCCTTTATGATCTCGGCAAACCGTCCAATAATTTTGTCTTAAAAGGCGGCGGCAATTTGCTACCTTGTGAGGCAAAGGTACTCCAACTAATTGCATCAAGGTCCAACATTCGAGCTCCTAGCGTTTAGGGTCACTCCAATTCACGGACGAAACGAAATATTTTGGCACCATGGGGTACATTGTGATGGAACAACGGTGAACAACTTGGTGGGTAATGGGGCGATCTCAATGATGAACAGAAATTAGACATCGCGAAACAGACTGCGGAGATAATCATCGAAATGCAGTCCATAAACTTTAGAACCAAGTGTGATCGGCGGGGGACCATGTCATGGTTGTTTCTTTGCAGACTGCAGTGCTGGTCCTTTCAAGGACGTGTCCAAGTTTGAGGGCTGGTTCAACCACAAGTTGGACATCTGTAAAACATACAATCATGCGCCACAAGGCCTGCCCCCGCTCAAGTTCACCTAGTTTGTTCTCATCCATCAGGAAATTAGTCCGCGAAACCTCATTCTGGACAGAACTGGCCTTGTATGGCTCGTGGACTGGGCAGATGCGGGCTCTTATCCCCCTGCTTTCGAACGGCAGCTCTATGGTCTCAATCGCAATTTGTCGACTTTGATGACATGGTGCTATTATTGCTCCCGCGATACCCTTTCTAAGAACCGTAATTAGATCTTATTGGATATGGTCTCTCGATAGCCGCACTGGCTTAAATTGTGCAGGTATCCCCTCAATAGGAGCTCCCGCCGAGCCGAGTCATTGTGAAGTCTGGCAGTAGGTCTTGCTGGttgacagcgacagcgacgagCGGCCCTCGAAGCGGTTGTGGGGAATAGTTTTTGGAATGGACCTCATCATGTTCCTTCGTCTGCTCGTGGGTAAGTTGCAACAAATAGAAGAATTATCAAGAGAGCATATCATTGTATGTCGAACACAAGCGCTATTAACAACCCTAGACGTTTGTGCAATCCCCATTTTTGCGAgtccttgtccttcctgCAAAACAGCTGTTCCGTGTACTGTTATAGAAGGAAGGGAAGCTGTAATAACCCGTTCAACCTCACCAACTTGCCTTCGTTTTAAGTCTCCCGCAACACTTGTGTCTGCATCTCCTCAAAAATTGACTCTCCTAATTCCTCCAGCGACGAATCCGGTACTTCCCCCGAACCACAACTCTCCTTCAACAATTCTATGATCGTCCGCTTGATCCATTGCTTCCCCTTTGCTACCTGGAGTTCCCAGAGTGCTTTTGAAGGTGCATGCTCATGAGTGATATAAACGACTATAAGAATATTGTAGGTCAGTTCCAGTTCAGTGAGACGGCACCTCGTGGGGTGTGATTGTCGATCGAATTTAGAGTTGAGAAACTTTTCAAGGGCGTTGCTATCGTATTTCTCTCTGAGAACCTTTATGAAAAAGAGCCCGAGGAAGGCGAATCTGCCGTCCGCCTGTTGCATGCGGAGGATCGTCTCCAGGGCAGGGAAGTCTGACGGCGGTGTCTCGCTAGACAAACAAGTATCTTCATCCAGTTTGGAAGATGCGTCTTGAGGAGTCGCCATGTTACTGTCATATTCGGATCCTGTTGTCCACTCAATTCGATTGGCTGGATAGCCGGCAAGTCGCTTGGCGGGTGGCCTTAGTTGGGGACACCACTTCAGTGCAAAATTGCTCTTGTCGGGATCATTGCAAGTCGCAGTTGTTTCATTGTCCCTGTCCCCGGCCTCAAGGGACTCATTTGACCTTGAGAATCTCTTATCCATGGCGCCGTTTTGGACCGTAACGGGAGGGCAACGACCTGTCGTTGGGTTATCCAGGAACGAGGAATCATTTCCATCAGTGTTGAGGAACGCGTCAAAGTCGAAGCTCTGCAGAATATCAGAGCTATCCAGAGTGCCGGAGTCAAGATTGAGTGCAAAAGACTATTTCAAATTGTCAGTAAAACAGGTTGAATAAGACATTCAAAATGCACGAAAGCTTACACCAACAGGGGTGCTGAGATCATGGAAGGTCTGCTGCGTCTGGTCTAGACTGGGCTGTACCATAAATTGACGGGCAGGGGCCCTCATCAACTGATCCGGCGCGCGCGCGATTGCACTTGCTCTGAACTTATTGAAAGTGTTCATGTGCTGAGGTGTCTGGGGAGTctggggagaggaaggagggtCATGccgaggagaggaaggatggGGATGCcggggagagggagggggggcACACCAGGGAACGGGACGAGAGGGATGCcggggagagggagg
It includes:
- a CDS encoding uncharacterized protein (transcript_id=CADANIAT00003728); amino-acid sequence: MLNRIPISHSSSLLNISLPFAPKNVKHRPIPTSPTASRRSASCTIASSTYLPRQLTALQRTDPYTTSYTRHARRSSGHGLQAQDPPRARGEYARLTCAVELRLLFAFWKILSVADIVEQGREVHDGQASKAPDRAIPLYDKELDSLSDESLADLLKSAPILYDLGKPSNNFVLKGGGNLLPCEAKVLQLIASRSNIRAPSV